The window GAGCTGGCTCGCGGAGGAGGCGTCAACACCGTGGTCTACGCCGAACTCCCCGGTGGCCAGCACTCTTTCGACGTGTTCCACTCGCCGAGATTCGAGGCGGTGGTCGACGGTGTCGAGGCCTTCACGGCGTGGACGCTTGCAGGCCAGACCCGGGGCGTGGCCAGCGACGAGGTTCGCGACCGATGACGCCAGGAATATCCATCTCTGATGCTGCGGTGTTCTGCCTCGCGGCCCTCGGCCTGGCGCTGATGCCGGGGCCCAATGTCGTGTTCCTCGTCACGACGTCTCTCACTCGTGGGCCACGGAACGCGTGGCGCTCTGCGCTGGGGGTCGAGACGGCGACGCTGCTGTTCGCCGCGGCGACGGCGGCGGGACTCGGCGTCGTGATCGCAACCAGCGCCGTGCTGTTTCAGTTGCTGAAGTGGGTGGGTGTCGGCTATCTGATCTGGCTCGGGATCCGAAGCCTGCACCTGCGCCCCAATGCCGAGGAGCATTCCGCGCCGGCGCAGGTCTCATGGCGTCGCGCGTACGCGCGAGGGTTTGTGCTCGGAGCGGCGAACCCGAAGGTGATTCTCTTTTTCCTGGCGTTCCTTCCGCAGTTCGTCAACCCGGCGCTCGCCGCGTGGCCGCAGCTGCTCGTCCTGGGGCTTATGTTCACCGCGATCGGTCTGGTCTGCGACCTGTTCTACTGCCTTGCCGCCGGCGGGGTGAGCCGCCTTGTGGGCTCTCGCCTCTCGGGGCATCGTGCGCTCCGGCGTGCGCCGGCGCTGGCGTACTTCGGGCTTGCGGCGTGGGCTGCGACTGCTCAGCAGCGGCCGGTGTGAGCTCTCACGTGTCGATACTGGAACGGAGGAGAATCCATGCCCGAGCAGCAGACCGACGACCTGTGCGTGACCCGTGTGCCGCTGTTCCAGGGCCTCACCCGCGAGCAGCAGCTCGAGGTGGCGCGCGTCGCGCGCCCGACCCGGTTCGCGCGCAACGAGCAGATCTATCCGGCCGGCTCCGAGATGTCGCAGCTGATGGTCGTGCATACCGGGCGGGTGAAGATCTCCCGGATCACCCCCGACGGTCGGGAACAGCTGCTCCGCGTGCTCGAACCCGGTGACTTCGCGGGCGAGTCGGCATTCCTGTCCGGGGCCCGATCCGACCACGAGGCCACCGGCGTCGAGGCCGGCAGCCTGTGCGCGTTCCGCCACGCCGACCTCGGCAGACTCGTCGAGAAGCACCCGGGCATCGGGTGGCGGATGCTGCAGAGCGTGAGTCGCCGGTTGGATGCGACCGAATCGCGGCTGGCGGCCGTCATCTCGGGTGACGTGAGCG is drawn from Microbacterium protaetiae and contains these coding sequences:
- a CDS encoding Crp/Fnr family transcriptional regulator, coding for MPEQQTDDLCVTRVPLFQGLTREQQLEVARVARPTRFARNEQIYPAGSEMSQLMVVHTGRVKISRITPDGREQLLRVLEPGDFAGESAFLSGARSDHEATGVEAGSLCAFRHADLGRLVEKHPGIGWRMLQSVSRRLDATESRLAAVISGDVSARLAGYLLSLPVQARGGAGVVVAMPLPKKDIASLLDTTPESLSRQLRRLSDSGLIRQQPKRRVEITDVDALTALAGLD
- a CDS encoding LysE family translocator — encoded protein: MTPGISISDAAVFCLAALGLALMPGPNVVFLVTTSLTRGPRNAWRSALGVETATLLFAAATAAGLGVVIATSAVLFQLLKWVGVGYLIWLGIRSLHLRPNAEEHSAPAQVSWRRAYARGFVLGAANPKVILFFLAFLPQFVNPALAAWPQLLVLGLMFTAIGLVCDLFYCLAAGGVSRLVGSRLSGHRALRRAPALAYFGLAAWAATAQQRPV